Proteins encoded within one genomic window of Macrotis lagotis isolate mMagLag1 chromosome 3, bilby.v1.9.chrom.fasta, whole genome shotgun sequence:
- the LOC141516889 gene encoding olfactory receptor 4P4-like, whose amino-acid sequence MEIQNNVTEFIFLGLLMDPEMKIMSCMLFMLCYFAIFLGNFIIFVTITCSHLIHQPMYYFLCHLSLMDLAYTSTIIPRLVRDLAAKRKNISFNSCMTQLFTGHFLAGVEMLILVSMAFDRYVAICKPLHYMVIVTRQKCNMLVLLAWWLAFWHSLAQMLMVLHLPFCGSNEIDHYICDVKPLLKLVCGDTYVPSILVIANSGMVALATFLVLLASYIVILFNLRKRSSEVRRKALSTCGSYVMVVVLFFVPCIAIYVPPPSIHIDDKEITLFYAVITPLLNPLIYTLRNTEMKNAMRKIWNQKWSS is encoded by the coding sequence ATGGAAATTCAGAACAATGtcactgaatttattttcttgggTCTTTTGATGGACCCAGAGATGAAGATAATGAGTTGTATGCTATTTATGCTTTGTTACTTTGCAATATTTCTAGGGAATTTCATCATCTTTGTTACCATTACTTGTAGTCACTTGATCCACCAGCCCATGTACTATTTCCTATGCCACTTATCCCTCATGGATCTGGCCTATACTTCTACCATAATCCCAAGATTGGTGAGAGACTTGGCTGCCAAGAGAAAAAACATCTCTTTCAATAGCTGTATGACACAACTCTTTACTGGTCACTTTCTGGCTGGAGTGGAGATGCTTATTCTGGTGTCCATGGCCTTTGATCGATATGTTGCCATCTGTAAACCTCTGCATTACATGGTCATTGTTACCCGCCAGAAATGTAACATGCTGGTCCTTCTTGCTTGGTGGCTTGCTTTTTGGCATTCTCTTGCTCAAATGCTTATGGTCCTTCACTTGCCCTTCTGTGGTTCTAATGAGATAGATCACTACATATGTGATGTGAAACCTCTCCTGAAATTGGTTTGTGGGGATACATATGTTCCTAGTATCTTAGTCATTGCTAATTCTGGGATGGTTGCCTTGGctacctttctggtcttattggcctCTTATATTGTCATATTATTTAACCTAAGAAAGCGTTCATCAGAGGTTCGCCGCAAAGCTCTCTCCACCTGTGGTTCATATGTCatggttgttgttttgttttttgttccctGTATTGCCATCTATGTTCCACCTCCCAGCATCCACATCGATGATAAGGAAATTACATTGTTTTATGCTGTGATCACGCCCCTGTTGAACCCTCTCATTTATACATTGCGAAATACAGAGATGAAGAATGCCATGCGGAAAATATGGAACCAAAAATGGTCCTCATGA
- the LOC141519583 gene encoding olfactory receptor 10AG1-like, which translates to MAEANLTRVNEFVLLGFSDLPNLQDILFGIFLVIYLNIMIGNGLIIVITRSDAALHTPMYFFLGNFAFLEICYTSVTLPRLLYDLWTRNKNISLLACAAQLCFFLILAVPESILLVVMAYDRYVAICKPLYYTLIMNHKVCVQLVIASWLSGMPIIVAQTYQIFSLHFCNSNIINHIFCDMPSLMKLTCGGTFWNEASVYADTVLFGFVPLVLILFSYNRIFTTIKKLPSVMGRSKAFSTCSSHIMVVGLFYGSGIISYLQPKTSSMTGIEKMLSLFYTSITPLFNPLIYSLRNKDVILAMKKLFSKLTVYK; encoded by the coding sequence ATGGCAGAAGCAAATCTTACTCGTGTGAATGAATTTGTTCTTTTGGGATTCTCTGATTTACCCAATCTTCAAGATAttctttttggtattttcttaGTCATTTACCTAAACATTATGATTGGAAATGGTCTCATTATTGTAATCACAAGATCTGATGCAGCTCTCCACACccccatgtattttttccttggTAATTTTGCTTTCCTGGAAATCTGCTACACTTCTGTAACTCTTCCTAGACTGCTGTACGACCTTTGGACTcggaacaaaaatatttctttgctgGCTTGTGCTGCTCAACTTTGCTTCTTCCTTATTCTGGCAGTACCTGAGAGTATCCTTCTGGTTGTGATGGCATATGACCGCTATGTGGCCATCTGTAAACCACTCTATTATACTCTTATTATGAACCACAAGGTGTGTGTCCAGCTGGTCATTGCCTCCTGGCTAAGTGGGATGCCCATTATAGTAGCACAGACCTACCAGATTTTCTCATTACACTTCTGCAATTCTAATATAATCAATCACATTTTCTGTGACATGCCATCATTAATGAAGTTGACCTGTGGGGGGACATTTTGGAATGAAGCCTCTGTCTATGCAGATACTGTTTTATTTGGCTTTGTTCCTCTAGTGTTAATACTTTTCTCCTATAATAGAATTTTCACTACCATCAAAAAGCTTCCATCAGTAATGGGAAGATCCAAAGCCTTCTCTACTTGCTCTTCCCATATCATGGTTGTGGGGTTATTTTATGGATCTggtattatttcatatttacaaCCCAAGACCAGTTCTATGACAGGAATAGAAAAAATGCTATCTCTTTTCTACACAAGTATAACTCCTTTGTTTAACCCCTTGATTTATAGCCTTAGGAACAAGGATGTCATTTTggcaatgaaaaaattattttctaaattaacaGTTTATAAATGA